The Aliiroseovarius pelagivivens genome contains a region encoding:
- a CDS encoding pyridoxal phosphate-dependent aminotransferase gives MKNSTRGNVDAFIVMDVMEAARAAEAEGRHIIHMEVGQPSTPAPASARAALADAMESDALGYTVALGLPALREGVAKLYKDWYNLDLNPNRVVITPGSSGAFILAFTALFNAGDKVGLGEPGYPSYRQILKALDLIPVGLSTKPENRLQPVPADIPDGLAGLITASPANPSGTMLDHAALEGLIDTCRAKNTSFIADEIYHGLQYDGRAISALEVSDDIYVINSFSKYFSMTGWRVGWMVVPEDHIRTIERLAQNMFICPPHASQIAALAALDARDELDANLTTYRTNRQLMLDELPKAGFDKIAPPDGAFYIYADVSEHTDDSRAFASEILEKADVAVTPGMDFDPVRGHQTLRFSYARSTEDIREGLERLKRFMARR, from the coding sequence ATGAAAAACTCGACCCGTGGTAACGTTGACGCCTTTATCGTAATGGACGTGATGGAAGCCGCTCGCGCGGCCGAGGCCGAAGGGCGCCACATCATCCATATGGAAGTCGGTCAGCCGTCGACGCCGGCGCCTGCTTCGGCACGTGCAGCTCTGGCCGACGCAATGGAGAGCGACGCACTGGGATATACGGTTGCCCTTGGCCTGCCCGCCCTTCGTGAAGGCGTCGCAAAGCTTTATAAGGATTGGTATAATCTAGATCTTAACCCCAACCGCGTGGTGATTACCCCAGGCAGCTCCGGTGCTTTTATCCTGGCCTTTACAGCGCTCTTCAACGCTGGTGACAAGGTTGGTTTGGGCGAACCCGGCTATCCATCCTACCGCCAGATTCTGAAGGCCCTCGACCTGATCCCTGTGGGCTTGTCCACCAAACCTGAAAACCGACTGCAACCCGTGCCCGCCGACATCCCCGACGGGCTGGCGGGATTGATCACGGCTTCGCCCGCGAACCCGTCTGGCACCATGCTGGATCATGCGGCCCTAGAGGGACTCATCGATACCTGCCGCGCCAAGAACACCAGCTTCATCGCTGACGAAATTTATCATGGTTTGCAGTATGACGGGCGCGCGATTTCGGCGCTGGAAGTGTCAGATGACATCTACGTGATCAACAGCTTCTCAAAGTATTTCTCGATGACCGGGTGGCGCGTGGGCTGGATGGTCGTACCCGAGGATCACATTCGCACCATCGAGCGGTTGGCGCAGAACATGTTCATCTGCCCGCCCCATGCCAGCCAGATCGCAGCCCTTGCCGCACTGGACGCACGCGACGAGCTGGACGCCAACTTGACCACCTACCGAACCAACCGGCAACTGATGCTGGACGAGCTTCCCAAGGCAGGTTTTGACAAGATCGCGCCGCCGGATGGCGCATTCTATATATATGCGGATGTCAGCGAGCACACCGATGACAGCCGCGCATTCGCCTCTGAGATCCTCGAGAAAGCCGACGTTGCAGTCACCCCCGGCATGGATTTCGATCCAGTGCGAGGGCACCAAACCCTGCGCTTTTCCTATGCCCGTTCAACCGAGGATATCCGCGAAGGCTTGGAACGTCTAAAGCGATTCATGGCACGACGCTAA
- a CDS encoding N-acetylmuramoyl-L-alanine amidase: MGAASSDLAPETSLHPRARPSTSVPIQSTAGAGDAVAPVTPSAAQSPATLSGLAYLAGDGVAVTDRWRGVAIEVPMTQAVPWRVFTLDNPKRLVLDFSELDWQGIDIPNLLAQGDWFTDIRAGLYRPGWTRIVFDLNAPLRVVSAGLSTQEQPVAVSQRVEAARLRVELMTGTVADFAAQAGAPKDALFDRPARPMPSPKTRQRGFEDVTVVLDPGHGGIDPGAERGGVVEAHLMMSFARELKEELLRAGGFNVVLTRSRDEFVPLEERVSIARRAGADVFLSLHADALAQGRATGASVYTLSQDASDEASRKLAERHDRSDILAGVDLSQQDDAVALVLMDLARTDTAPRSEALADSLVEGIHSATGSTYKTPRMQAGFSVLKAADIPSVLIELGFLSSERDRKLLTSREWRADAARGMREALQYWVLQDAGQAELLRQ; the protein is encoded by the coding sequence ATGGGCGCCGCCAGCAGCGACCTTGCACCTGAAACCTCACTTCACCCCAGGGCACGCCCAAGCACATCAGTGCCGATCCAGTCGACTGCTGGGGCAGGGGACGCTGTTGCCCCTGTCACGCCGTCAGCCGCTCAATCCCCTGCCACGTTAAGCGGATTGGCGTATCTGGCCGGCGACGGTGTCGCGGTGACGGACCGTTGGCGCGGTGTCGCCATCGAAGTGCCGATGACACAGGCAGTGCCGTGGCGTGTGTTCACCTTGGACAACCCCAAGCGTCTGGTGCTGGATTTCTCAGAGCTGGACTGGCAAGGCATTGATATTCCCAATCTTCTTGCGCAGGGTGATTGGTTCACCGACATTCGCGCAGGGCTGTACCGGCCGGGCTGGACCCGGATCGTGTTTGATCTGAATGCTCCGTTGCGGGTGGTCTCAGCAGGGCTTTCCACGCAAGAGCAACCCGTTGCCGTTTCGCAAAGGGTCGAGGCTGCGCGCCTGCGCGTCGAGCTGATGACCGGCACAGTCGCCGATTTTGCAGCGCAGGCCGGTGCGCCCAAAGATGCGCTGTTCGATCGTCCCGCGCGCCCCATGCCATCGCCGAAGACGCGTCAGCGCGGGTTTGAAGATGTAACCGTCGTGCTGGACCCCGGCCATGGCGGGATTGATCCCGGTGCCGAGCGGGGCGGTGTGGTCGAGGCTCATCTGATGATGAGCTTTGCACGTGAATTGAAAGAAGAACTGTTGCGCGCTGGCGGCTTCAACGTGGTCCTGACCCGTAGCCGAGACGAGTTCGTTCCGCTGGAGGAACGCGTATCCATCGCGCGACGCGCTGGCGCCGATGTGTTCCTGTCACTGCATGCAGATGCGCTTGCTCAGGGACGGGCGACGGGGGCAAGCGTCTATACACTGTCGCAGGACGCTTCGGATGAAGCATCGCGCAAGCTGGCTGAACGCCATGATCGGAGTGATATTTTGGCAGGTGTGGACCTGTCGCAGCAGGATGATGCTGTGGCGTTGGTCCTGATGGATCTGGCACGGACAGACACGGCCCCAAGGTCCGAGGCTTTGGCAGACAGCCTTGTCGAAGGGATCCACAGCGCAACCGGGTCGACCTATAAAACACCGCGCATGCAGGCTGGGTTCTCGGTCTTGAAAGCGGCCGATATTCCGTCGGTTCTGATTGAGCTTGGCTTCCTGTCCTCCGAGCGGGACCGCAAGCTTCTGACCTCGCGCGAGTGGCGGGCCGATGCGGCGCGTGGCATGCGTGAAGCGCTGCAATACTGGGTGTTGCAAGATGCTGGGCAAGCTGAACTTCTACGTCAATAG
- a CDS encoding Hint domain-containing protein — protein MATLDNAIWLTGAGGSAVGGTTTINDGPYSTDVSTSFTGNWDASQGGNNVSEFGAFAVSSPITADYSFSTPVENLSFTIDHVNDDGASTYDDYWTIAAYDADGNLVPAADVIASLSGVDDELIITNPDGTVSIQTEGTNANDIDVNLSGPVSQLVLTYEPGPDAAQTGGSGISDLSFDVPAPDTDGDGVRDDVDLDIDGDGILNEDEMVPGSFSTTSDQVDINTTGGSSTNTIDLSAYGVSIGDTVDISNILADGDLNGDSETFTLDFNNGEYNTGDVQTDIQNNGSLTSLTTPQTFTVTVVDIGGGVPGLIVTGDASGDVNPLSGNPALSYTFDIDGTGLVSVDSDGDGIADHLDLDSDNDGITDNVEAQTSADYDAPTGLDSDGDGLDDAYDATPTTGAAGSNGLSPEDTDDDGIMDYLDLDSDDDGISDTDEAGHGVTQALIDASGDADGDGIKDVVDDVDGWDVNDADVDGSGNITLPDTDGDAGTGGDYDYRDVICFTTDSLILTDRGERPVQDLCVGDMVVTRDHGLQPIRWISHTTTAGVGRLAPIRIQSGAFGNHSPLIVSPQHRMVYEGPQASLLFAQPEVMIPAVHLLHSGCATQNDVDRVTYFHMMFDTHQVIFANGAATESFHPGHQGLKAVDDAARDELFTLFPELRSEPRQYGDTARMVLKKYETRVLDLTR, from the coding sequence ATGGCTACTTTGGACAATGCGATTTGGCTGACCGGCGCGGGCGGATCAGCTGTAGGCGGCACAACCACAATCAACGATGGACCGTATAGCACTGACGTCTCAACGTCATTCACAGGCAATTGGGATGCCTCCCAAGGCGGTAACAATGTCTCTGAATTTGGTGCCTTCGCCGTCTCATCGCCGATCACTGCAGATTACTCGTTCTCGACACCCGTCGAAAACCTGTCCTTCACCATTGATCACGTCAATGATGATGGCGCGTCGACATATGACGACTATTGGACCATCGCTGCTTATGATGCGGACGGCAACCTTGTCCCTGCCGCAGACGTCATTGCCAGCCTGTCAGGCGTGGATGATGAGCTTATCATCACAAACCCTGATGGCACCGTGTCGATCCAAACCGAAGGCACAAATGCCAACGATATCGACGTAAACCTCTCGGGCCCAGTTTCACAGCTGGTTTTGACCTATGAACCTGGCCCGGATGCAGCGCAGACCGGCGGGTCGGGCATCTCGGATCTTTCCTTCGATGTTCCCGCCCCGGACACGGATGGCGACGGCGTTAGGGATGATGTTGACCTCGACATCGACGGCGACGGCATCCTGAATGAAGACGAGATGGTCCCCGGCTCGTTCAGCACCACATCGGATCAGGTCGACATCAACACCACCGGTGGCTCGTCGACCAACACCATCGACCTTAGCGCCTATGGTGTGAGCATCGGCGATACCGTCGACATTTCCAACATCCTTGCCGACGGCGACCTGAATGGCGACTCTGAAACCTTCACCCTTGATTTTAACAATGGTGAGTACAACACAGGTGATGTCCAGACTGATATCCAGAACAACGGTTCGCTCACGTCCCTCACCACGCCTCAGACATTCACGGTCACCGTTGTGGACATTGGCGGCGGTGTCCCCGGGCTGATTGTAACAGGGGACGCAAGCGGCGACGTCAATCCGCTGAGCGGCAACCCCGCCCTGTCCTATACGTTCGACATCGATGGTACTGGCCTAGTCTCTGTAGATTCTGATGGTGATGGGATTGCCGACCACCTTGATCTGGACAGCGACAATGACGGCATCACTGACAACGTCGAGGCACAGACCTCGGCGGATTATGATGCCCCTACGGGTCTGGACAGCGACGGGGACGGTCTGGACGACGCCTATGACGCGACTCCGACGACCGGTGCGGCCGGATCGAATGGCCTGTCACCTGAGGATACAGATGATGATGGCATCATGGACTATCTTGATCTGGACAGTGACGATGACGGCATTTCGGACACGGATGAGGCCGGACATGGTGTCACTCAAGCCCTGATCGACGCTTCGGGCGACGCGGATGGAGACGGCATCAAGGATGTGGTCGATGATGTTGATGGCTGGGACGTAAACGATGCCGACGTTGACGGTTCAGGCAACATCACCCTGCCAGACACGGATGGAGACGCAGGGACCGGTGGCGACTATGACTATCGTGACGTGATTTGTTTCACGACCGATAGCTTGATCCTGACAGATCGCGGTGAACGTCCGGTGCAAGACCTGTGTGTTGGCGACATGGTGGTCACCCGAGATCACGGCCTTCAGCCCATTCGCTGGATCAGCCACACAACGACTGCCGGCGTTGGGCGCCTGGCGCCCATTCGCATTCAGTCCGGGGCATTTGGAAATCACAGCCCGCTGATCGTCTCGCCGCAACACCGCATGGTTTACGAGGGGCCGCAAGCAAGCTTGCTGTTCGCTCAGCCTGAAGTCATGATCCCCGCCGTTCACCTGCTGCACAGCGGGTGCGCAACGCAAAACGACGTGGACCGCGTGACCTATTTCCACATGATGTTTGATACGCATCAGGTGATTTTCGCCAACGGCGCGGCAACGGAGAGCTTCCATCCGGGCCATCAGGGACTGAAAGCTGTCGATGACGCCGCACGTGACGAGCTGTTCACCCTTTTCCCCGAGCTGCGCAGTGAACCGCGCCAGTATGGCGACACAGCACGCATGGTTTTGAAAAAATATGAAACCCGCGTGTTGGACCTGACGCGTTAA
- a CDS encoding GlcG/HbpS family heme-binding protein — MNRITLDAARVIIHDTMAFGREKGMKPLSVVVVDAGGHVLAFERADGAPPGRFDIARGKAYGSVMLGIGGTAQRDRAEAQAYFIAAAGAAYEGKLIPVPGGILVRNDSGEVIGAVGVTGDTSENDLEAGSVGIKSVGLTADG; from the coding sequence ATGAACAGGATCACTTTGGACGCAGCCCGCGTTATCATTCACGACACGATGGCCTTTGGCCGTGAAAAAGGCATGAAGCCACTATCTGTGGTCGTCGTTGACGCTGGCGGGCATGTGCTGGCATTCGAGCGTGCAGACGGGGCGCCTCCGGGCCGGTTCGATATCGCGCGCGGCAAGGCCTATGGTTCGGTCATGCTGGGGATTGGCGGGACCGCACAACGCGACCGTGCCGAGGCACAGGCTTATTTCATAGCAGCCGCCGGCGCGGCCTATGAGGGCAAGCTGATACCGGTGCCGGGTGGCATTTTGGTGCGCAATGACTCGGGCGAAGTGATCGGGGCTGTTGGGGTCACCGGCGATACCTCGGAAAACGACCTTGAAGCTGGATCGGTCGGGATCAAGTCCGTTGGGTTGACCGCAGACGGCTGA
- a CDS encoding DsbA family protein, whose amino-acid sequence MPISFSLRKTALTATLMMALTAVSSLPASALDLTNLSDDERNALRDEIRAYLLENPEVMVEVFGVLEQRQAQEQVEQDKHLVSVNADAIFNDGFSHVMGNPDGDYTIVEFVDYQCGFCRKAHAVLKDLLAADGNIRLVLKEFPILSEGSLMSAQFAISAQQQFGAEAYETLHNALISMRGNVTEARLAELADGLGLDGAAIAAGMSSPEVQRILTENRELGKRLQVTGTPAFVMNDTMARGFMELEQMEYLVSEGRAAQ is encoded by the coding sequence ATGCCCATTTCCTTTTCCCTGCGCAAAACTGCTCTGACCGCCACGCTGATGATGGCCCTGACGGCGGTGTCGTCTCTGCCGGCCAGTGCGCTGGACCTGACCAACCTGTCGGATGACGAGCGCAACGCCCTGCGCGACGAGATCCGCGCCTATCTTCTGGAAAACCCCGAAGTGATGGTCGAGGTCTTCGGCGTGCTGGAACAGCGTCAGGCACAAGAGCAGGTCGAGCAAGACAAGCATTTGGTCAGCGTCAATGCCGACGCGATTTTCAACGATGGCTTTTCGCATGTCATGGGCAATCCGGATGGCGACTATACAATTGTCGAATTTGTCGACTACCAGTGCGGGTTTTGCCGCAAGGCCCATGCTGTCTTGAAAGATCTGCTGGCTGCGGATGGCAACATCCGTTTGGTCCTGAAAGAGTTCCCGATCCTTAGCGAAGGCAGCCTGATGTCGGCACAGTTCGCAATCTCTGCCCAACAGCAGTTCGGTGCCGAGGCCTATGAAACCCTGCACAACGCGCTGATCAGCATGCGTGGAAATGTGACCGAGGCCCGTTTGGCCGAGCTGGCTGACGGCTTGGGACTGGACGGGGCGGCAATCGCGGCTGGCATGTCCTCGCCCGAAGTACAGCGCATTCTGACCGAGAACCGTGAGTTGGGCAAACGCCTGCAGGTCACCGGAACCCCGGCCTTTGTCATGAACGACACTATGGCACGTGGCTTTATGGAACTGGAGCAGATGGAATATCTTGTATCAGAGGGCCGCGCTGCACAGTAA
- a CDS encoding gamma-glutamyl-gamma-aminobutyrate hydrolase family protein yields the protein MKRPTVGIIGNSYLLNDNYPTHAGGTMNSEAVSQVSGCLPLIVPTDPRFVTVDELLETCDGFLFTGGRPNVHPEEYGEDETEAHGEFDRCRDAITLPLIRACVDRGQPFFGICRGFQEVNVAMGGSLYPEIRELPGRMNHRMPPDGTLEEKFAIRHDVHFDKGGVFCGLLGETVRTNTLHGQGIKTSGPRVIIEGHADDGTPEAIVIKDAPGFTLSVQWHPEYRASDDPVSRVLFTAFGDAVRDWAARKPA from the coding sequence ATGAAACGCCCAACCGTTGGCATCATCGGCAATTCCTATCTGTTGAATGACAATTACCCGACCCATGCGGGCGGTACGATGAATTCCGAGGCGGTGTCTCAGGTCTCGGGCTGTCTGCCCCTGATCGTTCCGACGGATCCGCGCTTTGTCACGGTCGACGAGCTGCTGGAAACCTGCGACGGGTTCCTGTTCACCGGCGGTCGGCCAAATGTGCACCCCGAAGAATACGGCGAAGATGAAACCGAAGCACATGGCGAGTTTGATCGCTGCCGTGACGCCATTACGCTGCCTCTGATCCGCGCCTGCGTTGATCGCGGCCAGCCCTTTTTCGGGATTTGCCGCGGCTTTCAAGAGGTGAACGTCGCCATGGGCGGCTCGCTCTATCCTGAAATCCGCGAGCTTCCGGGGCGGATGAACCACCGGATGCCGCCCGATGGCACGCTCGAAGAAAAATTCGCGATCCGTCACGACGTGCATTTCGACAAAGGCGGTGTGTTCTGCGGTCTTCTGGGCGAAACAGTGCGGACCAACACGCTGCACGGGCAGGGGATCAAGACCTCTGGCCCACGCGTGATCATCGAAGGCCATGCCGATGATGGCACACCCGAGGCCATCGTCATCAAGGATGCGCCGGGCTTTACGCTGTCGGTGCAGTGGCACCCGGAATACCGCGCTTCCGACGACCCGGTGTCGCGCGTGTTGTTCACGGCATTTGGCGACGCTGTACGGGACTGGGCGGCGCGCAAGCCCGCATGA
- a CDS encoding Glu/Leu/Phe/Val family dehydrogenase — protein sequence MSLTNEPSFRESVELMFNRAASLMNLPSGLEEKIRVCNATYTVRFGVRLRGEIKTFTGYRSVHSEHMEPVKGGIRYAISVDQDEVEALASLMTFKCALVETPFGGSKGGLCIDPREYEEHELELITRRFAYELAKRDLINPSQNVPAPDMGTGEREMAWIADQYARMNTTDINARACVTGKPPHAGGIAGRVEATGRGVQYALREFFRHPEDIKLANLSGKLKDKRIIVQGLGNVGYHAAKFLSHEDGSRIIGVIERDGALYDANGLDVEAVHQWIAGHGGVKGFADAQFVENGADLLEVECDILIPAALEGVINLTNAERIKAPLIIEAANGPITSGADKVLRDKGVVIIPDLYANAGGVTVSYFEWVKNLSHIRFGRMQRRQEEARHQLVVDELERLDRYLGDAWSMSPAFKEKYLRGADELELVRSGLDDTMRVAYQSMREVWHSRDDVDDLRMAAFIVAIERIAASYRAKGL from the coding sequence ATGTCCCTTACGAATGAGCCGAGTTTTAGAGAGTCCGTTGAACTGATGTTCAATCGGGCGGCGTCCCTGATGAACTTGCCTTCGGGCCTGGAAGAAAAAATCCGGGTCTGTAACGCGACCTACACGGTCCGTTTTGGCGTGCGTCTACGGGGTGAAATCAAAACATTCACCGGCTACCGCTCTGTCCATTCAGAGCATATGGAACCAGTAAAAGGTGGCATTCGCTATGCCATCTCAGTGGATCAGGACGAAGTCGAAGCGCTGGCCTCTCTTATGACCTTCAAGTGCGCGCTGGTGGAAACCCCATTTGGCGGCTCAAAAGGCGGACTTTGCATCGATCCGCGCGAATATGAAGAGCACGAGCTTGAGCTGATCACCCGCCGTTTCGCCTATGAGCTGGCCAAACGCGACCTGATCAACCCCTCGCAAAACGTCCCTGCCCCCGACATGGGCACCGGCGAACGCGAAATGGCCTGGATCGCGGACCAATATGCCCGCATGAACACCACAGACATCAATGCGCGCGCCTGTGTCACCGGGAAACCGCCCCATGCCGGCGGGATCGCGGGCCGGGTCGAGGCAACAGGGCGCGGCGTGCAATATGCCTTGCGCGAGTTCTTCCGACACCCCGAAGACATCAAGCTTGCCAATCTGTCGGGCAAGCTGAAAGACAAGCGCATCATCGTGCAGGGGCTGGGCAATGTTGGCTATCACGCCGCCAAATTCCTGTCGCATGAAGACGGTTCGCGTATCATCGGAGTCATTGAACGCGATGGCGCTTTGTACGACGCCAACGGGCTGGACGTCGAAGCCGTCCACCAGTGGATCGCTGGCCATGGTGGCGTGAAAGGCTTTGCGGACGCGCAATTCGTCGAAAATGGCGCCGATCTTCTGGAAGTCGAGTGTGACATCCTGATCCCCGCGGCCCTTGAAGGCGTAATCAACCTGACCAATGCCGAGCGCATCAAAGCCCCTCTGATCATCGAGGCCGCAAACGGGCCGATCACATCGGGTGCCGACAAGGTGCTGCGCGACAAAGGCGTCGTGATCATTCCCGATCTTTATGCCAATGCAGGCGGTGTGACCGTGTCCTATTTTGAATGGGTCAAAAACCTCAGCCACATCCGCTTTGGCCGCATGCAGCGTCGTCAGGAAGAAGCACGGCACCAGCTTGTCGTGGACGAGCTAGAGCGTCTGGATCGCTATCTTGGCGATGCCTGGTCGATGTCGCCCGCGTTCAAAGAGAAGTACTTGCGCGGTGCCGATGAGCTTGAGCTGGTACGCTCGGGTCTGGATGACACGATGCGCGTGGCATATCAGTCCATGCGCGAGGTCTGGCATTCCCGCGACGATGTGGATGACCTGCGGATGGCCGCCTTTATCGTGGCGATTGAGCGTATCGCGGCCAGCTATCGCGCCAAGGGCCTATAG
- a CDS encoding TadE/TadG family type IV pilus assembly protein gives MKNFTAREDGAMIGFSLLVFMAMLIFSGLAIDLMRHELHRTRIQATMDRALLAAAHPDQQTNRKEVVLDYFKRAGLDGIVKREDIKVQVAFDGTSVSATANSRVSTPFLNYVGVSSLPVPAGGGAAKANVLTEISLVVDVSGSMANNSSNGVSKISELRTAATEFSNLLLCDPKNPATPASWEDCTIKSKKTSLSLVPYSTQVNAGAAILGKFDRQDAQTDAYCATFKDTDFTKTSVVPKVDMAVEPEKAVTQAAKFFRYSQYSSRTGGDFQIASSDFDGRNAYWSCHTDSWREISALEDNPAHMKARIDLLKASGDTAIDIGMKWGVALLDNAMAPVVTDLIGEGLVHGDFASRPLNPAVTPSSKFVVLMTDGQNTNHHHLVDGYRTGPSLFWRNRQTGMISVLDKGLNLESDHDDTYIWFDPSESERESDQSRGMPDYQRMSLPFGDDGVRHCHQNRHGTWRCSTQDNDTTSRMSWEDFWAAGYTWRMFELYEHTRFRLRNTSNNLIPGRLISNSSNSGSVDENGDPIKAIDKRLLDQCDAAKAAGITIYAIEMETPNTATDAMQKCASTKEGKLLHYKVDANLDLSTVFGRIAEDINRLRLTH, from the coding sequence GTGAAAAATTTCACAGCTCGGGAAGACGGCGCAATGATCGGCTTCTCGCTTCTTGTCTTCATGGCTATGCTTATCTTCTCGGGACTGGCCATCGATTTGATGCGTCACGAGCTGCATCGTACCCGAATTCAGGCCACCATGGACCGCGCGCTTTTGGCCGCGGCGCATCCGGATCAGCAAACCAACCGAAAAGAAGTGGTTCTGGACTACTTCAAACGTGCGGGCCTTGATGGGATCGTCAAGCGCGAAGATATCAAAGTGCAAGTTGCCTTCGACGGGACAAGCGTTTCCGCGACCGCCAATAGCCGGGTAAGCACTCCATTTCTGAACTATGTGGGTGTCAGCAGCCTGCCCGTCCCCGCAGGCGGGGGGGCCGCGAAAGCGAACGTGCTGACCGAGATATCTCTGGTTGTTGACGTCTCTGGCTCGATGGCGAACAATTCGTCCAACGGAGTGTCCAAAATATCAGAACTCCGTACAGCAGCGACTGAGTTTTCCAATCTGCTTTTGTGCGATCCGAAAAACCCCGCGACGCCGGCGTCTTGGGAAGACTGTACGATTAAAAGCAAAAAGACATCACTGTCTTTGGTGCCGTACTCCACTCAGGTGAATGCAGGCGCAGCCATCCTAGGCAAATTTGATCGTCAGGATGCACAGACTGATGCCTATTGTGCGACTTTCAAGGACACGGATTTCACGAAAACTTCGGTGGTCCCCAAAGTCGATATGGCTGTTGAGCCGGAGAAAGCGGTCACTCAGGCCGCCAAGTTTTTCCGATATAGTCAGTATAGCAGTAGAACTGGTGGGGATTTCCAGATTGCTTCCTCTGACTTCGACGGCCGGAACGCTTATTGGTCCTGTCATACTGACAGTTGGCGTGAGATTTCGGCGCTGGAAGACAACCCGGCGCATATGAAAGCGCGTATTGATTTGCTTAAGGCCAGCGGGGACACCGCAATCGACATCGGCATGAAGTGGGGTGTTGCGCTTCTGGACAACGCGATGGCGCCAGTCGTCACGGATCTTATCGGCGAAGGGCTTGTGCACGGCGATTTTGCCAGCCGTCCGCTTAATCCAGCGGTGACGCCGTCGTCAAAGTTCGTTGTGCTGATGACAGATGGTCAGAACACCAACCACCACCATTTGGTGGATGGATATCGGACTGGCCCCTCTTTGTTTTGGCGGAATCGTCAGACGGGTATGATCTCGGTTCTGGATAAGGGACTCAATCTCGAAAGTGATCACGACGATACCTATATCTGGTTCGATCCAAGCGAGAGCGAACGTGAAAGCGATCAATCCCGCGGCATGCCTGACTATCAACGAATGAGCCTTCCCTTCGGAGATGACGGCGTGCGCCATTGTCATCAGAACCGGCACGGAACTTGGCGTTGTTCCACCCAAGATAACGATACGACCTCGCGTATGTCCTGGGAGGACTTCTGGGCCGCAGGGTACACTTGGCGGATGTTCGAGCTGTACGAGCATACAAGGTTCAGACTTCGGAATACGTCCAACAATCTTATTCCGGGGCGTCTGATCTCGAACAGCAGTAACAGTGGTTCGGTGGATGAAAACGGAGATCCCATCAAGGCCATTGATAAACGCCTTCTGGATCAATGTGATGCGGCGAAAGCGGCCGGCATCACGATCTATGCAATCGAGATGGAAACGCCGAACACGGCAACAGACGCTATGCAGAAATGCGCTTCGACAAAGGAAGGCAAGCTTCTGCACTACAAAGTCGACGCAAACCTTGACCTTTCCACTGTGTTTGGTCGCATCGCCGAAGATATCAACCGTCTGCGTCTAACGCATTAA
- a CDS encoding c-type cytochrome, with translation MKPAYFYGVAGLAGIAVMGWIGFGASPDVPEVKQVDSADQSDAAPAEMVQVTLPDLGSDFEIGARAFTAKCAACHGPSAGGLDGSGPPLIHKIYEPSHHGDAAFFRAAELGVRAHHWPFGNMPPVEGITRAEIAEIVKYLRAVQRANGIL, from the coding sequence ATGAAGCCAGCGTATTTCTATGGTGTAGCAGGGCTCGCAGGAATTGCCGTTATGGGATGGATCGGGTTCGGTGCGTCCCCTGATGTTCCGGAGGTCAAGCAGGTGGACAGTGCGGACCAATCTGATGCTGCCCCGGCCGAGATGGTGCAGGTGACACTGCCTGATCTGGGCAGTGACTTTGAAATTGGCGCCCGCGCCTTCACAGCGAAATGTGCGGCCTGTCATGGGCCATCTGCGGGGGGATTGGACGGGTCCGGCCCGCCGCTCATCCACAAGATCTATGAACCGTCGCACCACGGGGATGCCGCGTTTTTTCGCGCCGCCGAACTGGGCGTGCGGGCGCATCACTGGCCGTTTGGTAATATGCCCCCGGTCGAGGGGATCACACGCGCCGAGATCGCCGAGATCGTGAAGTATCTGCGCGCGGTTCAACGCGCAAACGGGATCCTCTGA